The following coding sequences are from one Gossypium raimondii isolate GPD5lz chromosome 4, ASM2569854v1, whole genome shotgun sequence window:
- the LOC105779667 gene encoding cysteine protease XCP1, with amino-acid sequence MAISLLSKFSTQTLLIASIFVVSALGHDFSIVGYSPEDLGSADKLIELFESWISKHGKIYESIEEKLMRFEVFKDNLKHIDKRNKEISSYWLGLNEFADLSHDEFKKMYLGLRPDVRRKSQSTKDFSYGDVVELPKSVDWRNKGAVTPVKNQGSCGSCWAFSTVAAVEGINKIVTGNLTSLSEQELIDCDTSFNNGCNGGLMDYAFQFIIANGGLHKEQDYPYLMEEGTCEEKKEEMEVVTITGYHDVPENDEQSLLKALAHQPLSVAIEASGRDFQFYSGGVFNGPCGTELDHGVAAVGYGTTKGSDYIIVKNSWGAKWGEKGFIRMKRNTGKAEGLCGINKMASYPTKKN; translated from the exons ATGGCTATCTCTTTGCTTTCCAAGTTCTCTACTCAAACCCTACTCATTGCGTCCATTTTCGTAGTTTCAGCTCTGGGTCACGATTTCTCCATCGTGGGCTATTCGCCGGAAGATTTGGGTTCTGCCGATAAACTCATCGAGCTCTTCGAGTCATGGATATCGAAGCACGGAAAAATCTACGAGTCCATCGAGGAGAAGCTAATGAGGTTCGAGGTTTTTAAGGATAATCTTAAACACATCGATAAGAGGAACAAGGAAATCAGTAGCTACTGGCTGGGGTTGAATGAGTTCGCTGATTTGAGTCATGATGAGTTCAAGAAAATGTATTTGGGACTCAGACCAGATGTTAGACGAAAATCCCAGTCGACTAAAGACTTTAGTTATGGCGATGTGGTTGAGTTGCCCAAATCCGTTGATTGGCGAAATAAAGGAGCTGTCACTCCGGTCAAGAACCAAGGCTCTTGCG GTAGCTGTTGGGCATTTTCAACAGTAGCAGCAGTGGAGGGCATAAACAAGATTGTGACCGGCAACTTAACGTCGTTATCGGAGCAAGAGCTGATCGACTGCGACACATCGTTCAACAATGGGTGCAACGGAGGTCTGATGGATTACGCATTCCAGTTCATCATCGCCAATGGCGGACTCCATAAAGAACAAGACTACCCTTACCTAATGGAAGAAGGCACCTGCgaagaaaagaaggaagaaatGGAAGTGGTGACCATCACTGGTTACCATGACGTCCCTGAAAACGACGAGCAAAGTCTGTTGAAAGCTTTGGCTCATCAACCGCTCAGTGTCGCCATTGAAGCTTCCGGCAGAGATTTCCAGTTCTACAGTGGG GGTGTATTCAACGGGCCATGTGGAACAGAGCTGGATCATGGGGTGGCAGCCGTAGGGTACGGAACAACAAAGGGGTCAGATTACATAATAGTGAAGAACTCGTGGGGAGCCAAATGGGGAGAAAAAGGGTTCATACGGATGAAGAGGAACACCGGCAAAGCTGAAGGCCTTTGTGGTATCAACAAAATGGCTTCTTATCCCACCAAGAAAAACTGA
- the LOC105779665 gene encoding pentatricopeptide repeat-containing protein At2g03880, mitochondrial codes for MRTVSAKLKHIGTSLSSSSRPYSLTPLASSHGKPRNPPSPTLLNEFVNFCYQRDLPKAMNAMAAMERHGIYADSITYSELIKCCLARNAVEQGKLVHKHVFSNGYQPKTFLVNILIGMYVKFKLLDEAQALFDQMPERNVVSWTTMISAYANAKLSDKALEFFVLMLREGVLPNMFTFSSVLRACNGLFNVRQLHCGMIKLGLESDVFVRSALIDVYSKLDELKDAICVFNEMETKDLVVWNSIIGGLAQNNDGDEALDQFKRMKRAGFTADQATLTSVLRACTGLALLEVGRQVHVHVLKFDVDLILNNALLDMYCKSGSLEDAKSVFERMVHKDVISWSTMIAGLAQNGFSQEALKLFDLMKASGIKPNYITILGVLFACSHAGLVDDGLYYFRSMKRLYGIDPGREHYGCIIDLLGRAGKVDEAVRLVQEMECEPDAVTWRTLLGACRVHHNVDLAIYAGKQVLKLDPEDAGTYVLLSNIYANSQRWEDVSEIRRQMREKGITKEPGCSWIEVNKQIHAFIVGDTAHPKINEINRRLNQLIHKLMGIGYVPDTNFVLQDLEGEQRDDSLWYHSEKLAIVFGLMSLSSGSVIRIRKNLRICGDCHTFAKLVAKMECRVIVIRDPIRYHHFQNGVCSCGDYW; via the coding sequence ATGAGAACCGTATCAGCAAAGCTAAAACACATAGGAACTTCGCTTTCTTCATCATCACGTCCTTATTCTCTAACTCCTCTTGCCTCCTCCCATGGTAAACCCAGAAACCCGCCTTCACCGACTCTTCTAAATGAATTCGTGAACTTCTGCTACCAAAGGGACCTTCCTAAGGCTATGAATGCCATGGCTGCCATGGAAAGACACGGGATTTATGCTGATTCTATCACCTACTCTGAGTTGATCAAGTGCTGCCTAGCTCGCAACGCTGTTGAACAAGGGAAACTCGTTCACAAGCACGTTTTCTCAAATGGGTATCAGCCAAAAACGTTTCTCGTCAACATTCTGATCGGTATGTAtgttaagtttaaattattagATGAAGCGCAGGCATTGTTCGACCAAATGCCTGAAAGAAATGTTGTTTCGTGGACGACGATGATATCTGCTTATGCTAATGCCAAGCTAAGTGACAAGGCGTTGGAATTCTTCGTTTTAATGCTTAGAGAAGGGGTGTTGCCTAATATGTTTACTTTCTCCTCGGTTTTGAGAGCCTGTAATGGGCTATTCAACGTTAGGCAGCTTCATTGTGGTATGATTAAGCTTGGGTTAGAATCTGATGTTTTTGTTAGGAGTGCTCTTATTGATGTTTATTCAAAGTTAGATGAGTTAAAAGATGCAATTTGCGTATTCAATGAAATGGAAACTAAGGACTTGGTTGTTTGGAACTCCATTATTGGAGGGTTGGCGCAGAATAATGATGGGGATGAAGCTTTGGATCAGTTTAAGAGGATGAAAAGAGCTGGCTTTACAGCTGATCAAGCGACACTAACAAGCGTTTTGAGAGCATGTACTGGTTTAGCTCTTTTAGAAGTAGGGAGGCAAGTCCATGTTCATGTGTTGAAGTTTGATGTGGATTTGATACTCAATAATGCACTTTTGGATATGTATTGTAAGAGTGGTAGCCTAGAGGATGCCAAGTCGGTTTTCGAACGGATGGTTCATAAGGATGTGATTTCATGGAGTACAATGATTGCAGGGTTAGCTCAAAATGGGTTCAGCCAAGAGGCATTAAAgctctttgatttaatgaaAGCTTCAGGTATCAAACCAAATTATATCACCATCCTTGGGGTTCTTTTTGCTTGTAGTCATGCCGGACTTGTGGATGATGGGTTGTATTATTTTCGATCAATGAAGAGACTTTATGGGATTGATCCTGGAAGGGAACACTATGGTTGCATTATTGATCTTCTTGGAAGGGCCGGTAAGGTTGATGAAGCAGTGAGATTGGTTCAGGAAATGGAATGTGAACCAGATGCTGTGACATGGAGAACTTTGCTTGGTGCATGCAGGGTTCACCATAATGTGGATTTAGCGATATACGCAGGTAAACAAGTTCTAAAACTCGATCCTGAAGATGCAGGGACGTATGTATTGTTGTCCAATATTTATGCAAATTCTCAGAGATGGGAAGATGTCTCTGAAATTAGGAGGCAAATGAGAGAGAAAGGCATTACAAAGGAGCCAGGTTGCAGCTGGATTGAAGTGAATAAACAAATTCATGCTTTTATTGTGGGGGATACTGCTCATCCGAAGATTAACGAAATCAACAGGCGGCTAAATCAGTTGATTCACAAACTAATGGGAATCGGTTATGTTCCAGACACTAATTTTGTTCTGCAAGATCTTGAGGGGGAACAAAGAGATGACTCACTTTGGTATCATAGTGAGAAGTTGGCAATTGTATTTGGTTTAATGAGTTTGTCAAGTGGCAGTGTTATTAGGATTAGGAAAAACCTTAGAATCTGCGGAGACTGTCATACCTTCGCAAAACTTGTCGCAAAGATggaatgtcgagttatcgtcaTCAGAGATCCTATTCGTTACCATCATTTTCAGAACGGAGTATGTTCCTGTGGCGACTATTGGTAG
- the LOC105779666 gene encoding uncharacterized protein LOC105779666: MEKACNSHYHNQSLLLLPLFLSLLVAGLAYPTQDEQSQIISRFQQYLQINTTQPSPDYQSSTQFLLSQANSLSLESQVIEFVKGKPVILLKWPGSDLSLPSILLNSHTDVVPFEPSKWTHPPLGAYIDEGGNIFGRGSQDMKSVGMQYLEAIRRLKLSGFQPKRSLYLSFVPDEEIGGYDGAKKLAYSDVFKDMNVEIVLDEGLPSTDENYRLFYAEMAPWWLVIKSNGAPGHGAKLYDNSAMENLLKSIESIRRFRASQFDLLKAGLKSKGDVISVNMVFLKAGTPSPTGFVMNLQPSEAEAGFDIRAPPTADIESLEKRIEEEWAPASRNMTFEFKQKVTPHDDLGRPLITATDDSNPWWTLIEEAINKANGKIGKPEILSGATDARYFRQLGLTAIGFSPMTNTPFLLHDHNEFLNKAEYFKGINVYESIIEAYTSYIPPGRDGVSRDEL, translated from the exons ATGGAAAAAGCTTGCAACTCCCATTACCATAATCAATCTCTCCTGCTTCTTCCACTGTTCCTTTCATTGCTTGTTGCAGGTCTGGCATATCCAACCCAAGATGAGCAATCCCAAATCATATCGAGATTCCAACAATACCTTCAAATCAACACAACCCAACCTTCCCCAGACTATCAAAGCTCGACCCAGTTCCTTCTATCCCAAGCCAATTCCCTTTCTTTAGAATCCCAAGTCATAGAATTCGTCAAAGGCAAACCAGTAATTCTCCTCAAATGGCCAGGCTCCGACCTTTCCCTTCCTTCTATCCTCTTAAACTCTCACACGGACGTGGTTCCATTCGAACCTTCGAAATGGACCCATCCGCCTCTTGGGGCTTACATCGATGAAGGAGGTAATATTTTTGGTAGAGGCTCACAGGATATGAAAAGCGTTGGGATGCAATACCTTGAGGCCATTCGTAGGTTGAAGCTTTCTGGGTTTCAGCCAAAACGGTCTCTTTACTTATCGTTTGTACCTGATGAAGAGATTGGTGGCTATGATGGTGCTAAGAAGCTAGCTTACTCTGATGTTTTCAAGGATATGAATGTTGAAATAGTGCTTGATGAAG gaCTACCTTCTACCGACGAGAATTATAGGCTATTCTATGCGGAGATGGCTCCATGGTGGCTGGTGATAAAGAGTAACGGCGCCCCTGGACATGGGGCAAAGCTCTATGACAATAGTGCAATGGAGAACCTTTTGAAGAGCATTGAGAGCATAAGGAGGTTCCGGGCTTCACAATTCGATTTGCTTAAGGCTGGTTTGAAGTCTAAAGGGGATGTCATTTCGGTTAACATGGTCTTTCTCAAGGCTGGCACACCTTCTCCCACT GGTTTCGTCATGAACTTGCAGCCATCTGAAGCAGAAGCTGGTTTTGATATTCGAGCACCACCAACAGCTGACATAGAATCCTTGGAGAAACGGATAGAAGAGGAATGGGCACCTGCTTCAAGAAACATGACATTTGAG TTTAAGCAAAAGGTTACTCCACATGATGATCTTGGAAGGCCACTCATAACTGCCACTGATGATTCTAATCCATGGTGGACTCTAATAGAAGAAGCTATCAATAAAGCTAATGGAAAGATTGGGAAGCCGGAGATTCTTTCCGGTGCAACAGATGCTCGCTATTTCCGGCAACTAGGCCTTACAGCTATTGGCTTTTCACCAATGACCAACACCCCTTTTTTGCTTCACGACCATAATGAG TTTCTAAACAAAGCGGAGTACTTTAAAGGAATTAATGTTTACGAGTCCATTATTGAAGCTTATACATCATATATCCCACCTGGAAGAGATGGAGTTTCGAGAGATGAGTTGTAA
- the LOC105779668 gene encoding CMP-sialic acid transporter 4, whose amino-acid sequence MEYRKIKDEDNDGGTVSNDIENLRGIGFSGVASVSNVPPREQAKWKRKTVVTVALTFLTSSQAILIVWSKRAGKYEYSVTTANFLVETLKCALSLAALARIWKSEGVTEDNRLSTTLDEVIVYPIPALLYLVKNLLQYYIFAYVDAPGYQILKNLNIISTGVLYRIILKKKLSDIQWAAFILLCAGCTTAQLNSRSDHVLQTSLPGWIMAIVMALLSGFAGVYTEAIIKKRPSRNINVQNFWLYIFGMAFNAIAILIQDFDAVMNKGFFHGYSIITTLMILNHALSGIAVSMVMKFADNIVKVYSTSVAMLLTAVVSVLLFGFNLTLAFFLGATVVSVSVYLHSAGKLQR is encoded by the exons ATGGAGTATCGCAAAATCAAAGATGAg GATAATGATGGAGGAACAGTAAGTAATGACATTGAGAATCTACGAGGCATAGGGTTTTCGGGggttg CTTCTGTAAGTAATGTTCCTCCAAGGGAACAGGCCAAGTGGAAACGCAA GACAGTTGTTACAGTTGCATTGACTTTTCTTACAAGTTCACAAGCAATACTTATTGTCTGGTCAAAGAGAGCTGGGAAGTACGAGTACAGTGTTACCACAGCCAACTTTTTG GTGGAGACTTTGAAATGTGCTTTGTCACTTGCAGCCCTGGCAAGAATATGGAAAAGTGAAGGTGTTACAGAAGATAACAG GTTGAGTACAACCCTTGATGAAGTTATTGTTTATCCCATTCCTGCTTTACTTTATCTTGTCAAGAATTTGCTGCAG TATTATATCTTTGCCTATGTTGATGCACCGGGTTATCAGATACTAAAGAACCTGAATATTATCAGTACTGGTGTTTTGTATCGTATCATCCTTAAGAAAAA GTTAAGTGATATTCAATGGGCAGCTTTTATTCTTCTATGTGCTGGCTGCACCACAGCACAACTGAATTCTCG TTCTGATCATGTACTTCAAACATCTCTGCCAGGTTGGATAATGGCAATT GTGATGGCCCTTTTGAGTGGATTTGCTGGAGTGTACACCGAG GCTATAATTAAGAAGCGCCCATCAAGGAATATAAATGTGCAGAATTTCTGGTTGTATATTTTCGGAATGGCCTTCAATGCTATAGCAATACTGATACAAGATTTTGATGCTGTCATGAACAA GGGCTTCTTCCATGGATACTCGATAATTACCACTCTCATGATCCTTAATCATGCACTAAG TGGAATTGCTGTATCAATGGTAATGAAATTTGCAGACAATATTGTGAAG GTCTATTCTACTTCAGTGGCAATGCTTCTCACTGCCGTTGTTTCAGTGCTTCTGTTCGGCTTCAATCTTACCCTTGCTTTCTTCCTCGGTGCTAC TGTTGTATCGGTATCAGTATACTTGCACTCTGCCGGGAAGCTGCAAAGATAG
- the LOC105780501 gene encoding calcium-dependent protein kinase 26, giving the protein MGNTCRGPSKGNLYKGYNTSSHRSSSNNNNNNPPSKPLIPRESGEETGENDNHSASISASEQESIMKLGNDNQTYFVMGHKTPNIRDLYTLGPKLGQGQFGTTYLCTELSTGIEYACKSISKRKLVAKEDLDDVRREIQIMYHLAGHNNIVTIKGTYEDSLYVHIVMELCSGGELFDRIIQRGHYTERKAAELTRIIVGVVEACHSLGVMHRDLKPENFLLVNKDDDFSLKAIDFGLSVFFKPGQVFTDVVGSPYYVAPEVLQKHYGPEADVWTAGVILYILLSGIPPFWGETQQGIFDAVLKGFIDFDSEPWPLISDSAKDLIRKMLCSQPSERLTAHKVLCHPWICENGVAPDKALDPAILSRLKQFSAMNKLKKLALRVIAESLSEEEIAGLREMFKSMDTDNSGAITFDELKAGLRRYGSTLKDAEIRALMDAADIDNSGTIDYGEFIAATVHLNKLEHEEHLVAAFQYFDKDRSGYITVDELQQAWAEYNLTDVFFEDIIREVDQDNDGRIDYGEFVDMMKKGNGWIGRQTMRNSLNISMRNSHDSQ; this is encoded by the exons ATGGGCAATACATGCCGTGGACCTTCCAAGGGGAATCTTTATAAGGGTTACAACACTTCTTCACATCGCTCTAGTtctaataacaataataataatcccCCTTCTAAGCCATTAATTCCCCGAGAATCCGGCGAAGAAACCGGCGAAAACGATAATCATTCGGCTTCTATTAGTGCCAGCGAACAAGAAAGCATCATGAAACTTGGTAATGATAACCAGACCTATTTTGTTATGGGTCATAAGACTCCCAACATTCGTGACCTTTACACTTTAGGTCCTAAGTTAGGACAAGGACAGTTCGGGACTACGTATTTGTGTACCGAGCTTTCCACGGGGATCGAGTACGCTTGTAAGTCGATATCGAAGAGGAAGTTGGTTGCCAAAGaggatttggatgatgttaGGAGGGAGATTCAGATAATGTATCATTTAGCCGGTCATAATAATATTGTGACGATTAAAGGCACGTACGAGGATTCCTTGTATGTGCATATCGTGATGGAGCTTTGCTCTGGAGGGGAGTTGTTTGACCGGATTATCCAGAGGGGGCATTACACCGAGAGGAAGGCAGCTGAATTGACTAGGATCATTGTTGGGGTCGTTGAGGCTTGTCATTCCCTCGGGGTTATGCATAGGGATTTAAAGCCGGAGAATTTCTTGTTAGTTAACAAGGACGATGATTTCTCTCTCAAGGCGATTGATTTCGGACTCTCTGTATTCTTTAAACCAG GACAAGTTTTTACTGATGTGGTCGGAAGCCCATATTATGTCGCTCCTGAAGTACTCCAAAAACATTATGGACCAGAAGCTGACGTATGGACTGCAGGAGTTATACTCTATATATTGCTAAGTGGCATTCCACCATTTTGGGGCG AAACACAGCAAGGAATATTCGATGCCGTGTTGAAAGGGTTTATTGACTTCGATTCAGAACCATGGCCCCTAATATCTGATAGTGCAAAGGACCTAATCCGGAAGATGTTATGCTCTCAACCTTCAGAGCGGCTCACTGCTCACAAAGTATTAT GTCATCCTTGGATTTGTGAAAATGGGGTTGCCCCCGATAAGGCACTGGATCCAGCTATACTTTCTCGTCTTAAACAATTCTCGGCGATGAATAAACTAAAGAAGCTGGCTTTACGG GTAATAGCCGAAAGTCTATCAGAGGAGGAGATTGCTggtttgagagaaatgtttaaATCAATGGATACTGATAACAGTGGTGCAATCACATTCGATGAACTCAAAGCTGGTTTGCGAAGATATGGTTCAACCTTGAAAGATGCAGAGATAAGGGCCCTTATGGATGCC GCTGATATCGACAATAGTGGGACCATTGATTACGGAGAATTTATAGCTGCAACAGTTCACCTTAATAAACTAGAGCATGAGGAACATCTCGTTGCTGCGTTCCAATACTTCGACAAGGATAGAAGCGGCTATATTACGGTTGATGAGCTTCAACAAGCTTGGGCTGAGTATAACTTGACAGATGTTTTCTTTGAGGATATTATTAGAGAAGTTGATCAAGATAAT GACGGAAGAATTGATTATGGTGAATTTGTTGACATGATGAAAAAAGGCAATGGATGGATCGGTAGACAAACCATGCGAAACAGTCTGAATATTAGCATGAGAAATTCACACGATTCTCAATAA